One genomic window of Diospyros lotus cultivar Yz01 chromosome 8, ASM1463336v1, whole genome shotgun sequence includes the following:
- the LOC127808611 gene encoding L-type lectin-domain containing receptor kinase VIII.2-like, producing MKREEKEISKKMLETSKKMPKRETHQGGGRKPWENDVFVLVPIGFPLDVFDGDPFGLLSKKKFRTLAVEFDTFIDDEFGDVNGNHVGVDVNSVVLVKVGNASSINLVLNSGEKFQSWIDYEAGSKRLEIRLAKLGGMKPIDPLVSCSIDLSRMWKEDEAFIGLSSSNGNSSQSCNVHSWSFELKVVPH from the exons AtgaaaagagaggagaaagagaTATCAAAGAAGATGTTGGAGACATCAAAGAAAATGCCAAAGAGA GAAACCCATCAAGGTGGTGGACGGAAACCCTGGGAAAACGACGTCTTTGTTCTGGTTCCCATTGGGTTCCCTCTGGACGTGTTCGACGGCGACCCCTTTGGACTGCTAAGTAAGAAGAAATTTAGGACTCTTGCTGTTGAATTCGATACATTTATAGATGATGAATTTGGTGATGTGAATGGAAACCATGTTGGAGTTGATGTCAATAGTGTAGTTTTGGTTAAAGTGGGCAACGCTTCTTCTATCAATTTGGTTCTGAATAGTGGTGAGAAATTCCAATCTTGGATCGATTACGAGGCGGGTTCAAAGCGGCTAGAGATTAGGCTAGCTAAATTAGGGGGAATGAAGCCCATCGATCCTTTGGTTTCTTGCTCAATTGATTTGTCTAGGATGTGGAAGGAAGATGAGGCGTTTATAGGTTTAAGCTCGTCAAATGGGAATTCATCCCAGAGCTGTAATGTGCATTCATGGAGCTTTGAGCTTAAGGTTGTGCCCCACTAG
- the LOC127808962 gene encoding histone H3.3: protein MARTKQTARKSTGGKAPRKQLATKAARKSAPTTGGVKKPHRYRPGTVALREIRKYQKSTELLIRKLPFQRLVREIAQDFKTDLRFQSHAVLALQEAAEAYLVGLFEDTNLCAIHAKRVTIMPKDIQLARRIRGERA from the exons ATGGCTCGTACGAAGCAAACCGCTCGCAAATCCACCGGGGGCAAGGCTCCAAGAAAGCAGCTTGCCACCAAG GCTGCTCGCAAATCTGCCCCAACTACTGGGGGGGTGAAGAAGCCTCACAGATACCGACCTGGAACCGTTGCTCTACG TGAAATTCGCAAGTACCAGAAGAGTACTGAACTCCTGATAAGGAAGCTTCCATTTCAGAGGCTTGTTCGTGAGATTGCTCAGGACTTTAAG ACTGACCTGAGGTTCCAGAGCCATGCAGTCCTGGCACTACAGGAGGCAGCTGAGGCGTACCTTGTGGGGTTATTTGAAGATACCAATCTCTGTGCAATTCATGCAAAGCGTGTCACTATCATGCCTAAAGACATTCAGCTCGCAAGGAGAATTAGGGGTGAGAGGGCTTAG
- the LOC127807551 gene encoding uncharacterized protein LOC127807551: MHTENSRERERERAMADALVGAEVRSIFIYPIKSCRGISVSQAPITLTGFRWDRQWLIVNGKGRAYTQRVEPKLALVRVELPMEAFSEDWEPTKSSCLVIRAPGMDELKVPLRRPGDISCGVSVWEWSGSAFDEGEEASKWFSNYLGKPSQLVRFNEATENRAVDPNYACGYKVTFSDGYPFMLLSQSSLDALNKLLKEPIPINRFRPNILVGGCEPFSEDLWKEIKINKFTFQGVKLCSRCKVPTINQETAIAGSEPTKTLMTFRSDKVLRPTRKHQGKVYFGQNLVCKDSFTGGKGKMIKVGDPVRVVEMVPSCDDAPA; this comes from the exons ATGCATACTGaaaattctagagagagagagagagagagagcaatggcTGATGCCTTAGTCGGAGCTGAAGTGAGATCAATCTTCATATACCCCATAAAATCGTGTCGTGGAATTTCTGTTTCTCAAGCTCCAATCACTCTCACCG GATTTCGGTGGGATCGGCAATGGTTGATTGTAAATGGGAAAGGTAGGGCGTATACTCAGCGAGTTGAACCTAAGCTTGCTCTGGTTCGAGTAGAGTTGCCAATGGAGGCGTTCTCGGAAGATTGGGAACCTACTAAGAGCTCGTGTTTAG TTATAAGAGCTCCTGGCATGGATGAGCTAAAGGTACCATTGAGAAGACCTGGTGATATTTCTTGTGGTGTCTCTGTGTGGGAGTGGTCTGGTTCAGCCTTTGATGAGGGGGAAGAAGCATCAAAATGGTTCTCAAATTATCTTGGAAAACCTAGTCAGCTGGTGCGTTTTAATGAAG CAACTGAGAACAGGGCTGTGGACCCTAATTATGCTTGTGGATACAAAGTTACATTTTCTGATGGGTATCCATTCATGCTACTATCGCAG AGTTCATTGGATGCTCTGAATAAGCTTCTAAAGGAGCCCATACCTATCAACCGTTTCAGACCCAA TATCCTTGTTGGTGGCTGTGAACCATTTTCTGAGGACTTGTGGAAGGAGATTAAGATAAACAAGTTCACATTTCAGGGTGTCAAGCTATGCTCCCGCTGCAAG GTGCCCACAATTAATCAAGAAACTGCAATTGCTGGCTCTGAGCCAACCAAAACTCTTATGACATTCCGTTCAGATAAAGTTTTGCGGCCAACCAGAAAACACCAGGGCAAG GTTTACTTTGGACAAAATTTAGTCTGTAAGGACTCCTTTACGGGAGGGAAGGGAAAGATGATCAAGGTAGGAGATCCTGTTCGTGTCGTTGAGATGGTACCGTCCTGCGACGATGCGCCGGCTTGA
- the LOC127807553 gene encoding uncharacterized protein LOC127807553, translated as MSLLSKLRCITVDVTGTLIAYKGELGDYYCMAAKSVGLPCPDYKRVHEGFKLAYTEMAKKYPCFGYAAKLPNIKWWKTCVRDSFVRAGYDYDEETFEKIFKRIYSTFGSSAPYSIFPDSQPFLRWVRERGIKVGIVSNAEYRYQDVILPALGLNKGSEWDFGVFSGLEGVEKPDRRIYEIALERAGVVAPEEALHIGDSMRKDYLPATSVGMHALLLDRFKTPDAENWRKSGAPVLDDLVAVQEWLTSEKLTL; from the exons ATGTCTTTGTTATCAAAGTTGCGCTGTATCACAGTGGATGTTACTGGGACTCTCATTGCCTACAAAGGGGAGCTTGGGGATTACTATTGCATGGCAGCTAAATCTGTTGGATTGCCTTGTCCCGATTACAAACGTGTCCATGAGGGCTTTAAACTTGCGTACACAGAAATGGCGAAGAAATACCCGTGTTTTGGTTATGCAGCCAAATTGCCCAATATTAAGTGGTGGAAGACTTGTGTGAGAGACTCCTTTGTCAGG GCAGGGTATGATTACGATGAGGAGACATTTGAGAAGATATTCAAGCGCATATACTCGACCTTTGGTTCATCTGCACCTTACAGCATCTTTCCAGATTCTCAACCATTCCTAAGATGGGTTCGCGAAAGAGGCATAAAAGTGGGGATCGTAAGCAATGCAGAGTACCGGTATCAGGATGTGATTCTCCCTGCATTGGGTTTGAATAAG GGATCTGAGTGGGACTTTGGCGTGTTCTCTGGTCTTGAAGGAGTAGAGAAGCCGGACCGGAGGATATACGAGATCGCTCTGGAGCGGGCTGGGGTAGTAGCGCCGGAAGAAGCCTTGCACATTGGAGATAGCATGCGCAAGGACTATTTGCCTGCCACGAGTGTGGGAATGCATGCACTGTTGTTGGATAGGTTTAAGACTCCGGATGCCGAAAACTGGAGGAAATCCGGCGCCCCTGTTCTCGACGACCTGGTGGCGGTGCAGGAATGGCTGACTTCTGAAAAATTGACTCTTTAA